TTGTGAAGGCAATACCCTCTTGTGGAGGAGATCATCTACATCGACATGTTCAAGAGTTGCACGCTTCGACGACATCTTTCATTTTGGACGTATCATTTTCATGTTTATGTTGAGTCTAGTGCTTAGTATCAACTCTCCAAATGCAACGTCATTGCATTCACGTTGCATTTGAGAGGGGGTGTTAAGGGTATAATGGTAATATACTAgtatctagggtttggggatTGAAGGAGATGCTGCCCCCAGGAGCAAGATCGATGCTCCCAGGGGCAGCGCAGCGGTGAATCGAGGGTGGCGGACCGGATCTAAGAAATCTGGAGCTCTGATACCATGTTACGGAGGTGGAGAGTAGGATGAACGGGCGGAGGAGAGCCGGCGGACGAACGGACGGCTCCGCGACAGCCAGGCGCGGACGGAGCGGACGGCGGCCGCTCGACGGGCGCGACGGACGGGCTCCGCGCGACGGGCGCAGATGAGGACGAGCTACAACGGGTGACGGGCCGCTCCCGCGGGGAggccgcgacgggcggcggtTGAGGGGCCGCGACGGCGGTGCAGGAGGGAAGGGGACGGCAGATCCGCGACGGGCAGAGGCCAGATGAAGATGGCGGCCACCTCCAGCCGCCGGATCCGCGACGGGAGAACGGCCGCAACTGGCGGCACGAGGAGGACGCAGGGGCGACGGGcagaggacggcggcgacggatcCATGAGGGGGAGGGGCTGCTGCTTTGTTAAGGGTATAATGGTAATATCCTAgtatctagggtttggggccccaaaccctagatacTAGGATATTACCATTATACCCTTAACATTCACAAGTCACAACCAGCCATCAGGTACTAGGATGAGCTCTTTAGCTCAAGTTAAAGGAGAAAGCAATTGAAGAACAGGACCTACTTTAGAAGATATTGAATAAAATACATCACTAATCACTAGGAGAGCAGTGCAAGCATGAATAATGTACCGTTTGAGGAAACATGTAAAGCAACATCAACTCTTCCATCATGGTCAGTTCTCTGCCTCATAGAGAGGAGCTGACAATGCCAAACCAACTGTGCTGGTGTCTTCAGAACAGAGAAGTTGCAAGGTACCATCTGAAGTGTGCATATTCGAAGCTCTCATGTTTCAGGTTtgcaattttgaattttcagtgGCTTGAGAAAAACTAAAACTCACAAAACAGATTAAACTCAACTAAAAGTTGGTCAAGTACTTGGTGGtacctcttaatgaaatacgtgtcAGGCACGGTCGCAGAAAACAATTACTTGGCGGTATATAATTGTCAAAAGATGAGAAATTTTATGGTGCTTGGGAATTTTATGAGCTGCTGAATGGTCCAAGATCTAATGGTTAAAAAAACAGAAAGAATCTGTTACGAAGAACCTAAGATGTggaccaaaataaaaaaattcatggACCAGGAACCACTCATAAAATTAACACTAAAGGTACTTTAGTATTTTTCCATCAGCATTTTGATCGATAATATGGTTATTccggaagaaaaaaaacttccaGAAAATATATAGGATTCGCGGTGAAAGGCGGAGATAGCGCAGCACCATGGGTAGGCCCAGAATGGGCGGGGCGCGAAGCTagctgggcggcgtggcgccgaTGTCGGGGATCGGGGACTGTCCTCTGCTGCTAGCAACTATGGAATCATCGACACGACAGTCTCCGAGCTCTCACCCCTACCCTACCTGGTTTACTGATAGCCTGCAGGAATGAAGCACAGCTTTGGCGCCACCGTATGCCAATTGCCTCCAGACTGATAGAAAAATACTACTAGCATGGAAAAACAACAATTGCGCGAAGAAAACCTTGAAACCATAAGCTTCATCATACACTTCCGTTGTCCCCCAAGGCCCCACCCCATCCatgctaccaagatttccttaCACATTGCACTCACATATGCTTTCTGCTCATCATCAAGACAACTCATGTCCACCAGCCAACTCTTCGGTTTGGCTGGTGAAGTCAATTTGATTATTAGCTTCCACTCCTATATCTTCTTTATTTTGGAACTGACTTTCAAGGACATCATTTACATTGTCGGGTGGGCAATGGTCAGCATGATTCCTAGCTTTTGTCTGGCAGAAGCACTCTGGCCATGAATTTGTGTAGAAAGACTCTGGATGGATGCGCCTGTGGGGGGTGCCAAAATGGGTGTTCAACATGACCTGCCTGACTCTCTTCTCAAATCCAGATGCATGACCTTCCTCCCTATCCATGAATATCGGAGCAAGGGCCTTCCTGTTTGGTGTGATTGTGGTTTGGAAACCATAGTATAGGCGATGGCCCATGAGATTGTTTGCGAAGTTGCTCGGGCCATCATATGTGGGTATAAAAATGTCTGACAGGAGACAGACCATGTAATCAACTGCTGACCCCGCTAGCCCTCGGGTATTCTCTTCCAGCTTTCCAGTTCCGACCATACTATGGTTTTCTAGACGTGGAAACATAGCCTTGAATGGCTTCATGAATCGTTTCCCACCAAAGATCTTGCCAGAAGCAAGGTAAATCCGTGTTGTGCTATCATATCCCATAGCACGTAGAATAAGACCTACCtgcaaaacaatataaatagaacattttttattatttatggATTAGGAAAATTCCTTTCTACACTCGCTTGTAGCTACTCCCATGTGTGTATCTCATGATACATGACGTATCTGCTCTAACGAAAAGTATGTACGCGGAGTATGTAATCATACTAGAATAACTATGATGATATATATGTTGGGTATGTGACCATACATAGATTATATGGACatacttattttatatattaataCTAAGGTATAATCAtagtatatttaaaaaatagggcTGCTTTTAAAATTTTTCATGTATATACCTTTGAAGTATTTTAAAAtaagtatatgaacatactcaaagtgataaatgagtATGCGGACATACACACAATGGCATATTGATGATGAGAGTAGCTACACGCAAGTGTAGAAAAAACTCGTCCTTATGGATTATGTAAATATTTATTCAACAGAAAAGTTGGTTATGATGGCTCtgatatttatttttcatatacTGTCATCCCACATTTTTGTGCTTTAAAGAAATAATATTTGAAGGAACAAAGGTGTATTGTGGACCCAACCATTGCCATGTCCGGGACAACAAAATGCACGGCTTAGTCTGAGGGCCAAAGTTTGGAAGCTTACTTACCAATCAGAATGGGTCAAAACACCCTAAAAGTTGCAAGTTTGGAAGCTCCATTAGCAAAGCATACTTAGAAGCTTAAAAATGATTGAACTTTGGCACAGCCTACTTAGACTGTGTTTCAAACTCAATCTGGATTAATGATACAAAAATGATAAATTCACTACCATGTGTGGGCCAAAAATGTAGGGCTTAGTCTGAGGGCCAAAGTTCTCCAATGCTCTGGTAGTCTggttttgtggttcgaggaccATAAAGGTAGACATGCACGGAATTGTATAAGATGTTCAAGCAATCATGGAAACTAGAACGCAGACATACAAATCATGAATAGCAAACACAATGCGACGAAAGATTGTGTGGGCCTTGCTTTTAGTGAAAGGATATTTTTGTCCACGATACGTAAAGAGAAGGTAAAAACAATAGCAAGTGCGCAGCAAGAACAAGAATTCATGTTACCTACATATATTTGGTAAACCATTGTTGGTCATTTAAATTGAAAATGTAATGTAAATATAAAAACGTACCCATGGAGCTTAAGACGCAAGAAAATGCACTAGCATGCGCTTACCAGCCTAAATTTGTATCCCCATCCAATGTCAGCACACAATTAGATTATATATTAGCACTCAACAAACATCAGGAACAATGTCAATAAGAAGAATCAGTACCTCTTCTGGAGTTAAAGGCCACTTTCCAATAAGCCTTCTTCACCTGCAGTCAAATATCTTTTCTGGAAAATGTTCTTTCCGATACTTCAACAGGATTTCCTTTTCTTTAGGTGTGAATATGTCGAAGCACCTGCAGTTTTCATTTTGGGAGTAAGGTATGCTCATCTCTAGCAACACAAAAATTACATGGCAAGACACACAAGTAATAACCACTGCATATAACAGATTTTCCTATATACATTATCAACAATAGTCAAAATTAATGAACTAAATAAGACAATAGTTTTCTAAAATTCTAGTACCCAGGATTGAAAATGGCCATTATGACTTCATCTTAATAATTTGATATCAATGAATGAATAAATGGTATGAGTTCCCCGTAAGGGCCATGTTTGGCCCTCATCAAGACTTTCCTACGCCTacaacaacaaagccttttagtCGCAAATGAGTTGCCGTAGGCACTTTAGCTTGTTACAGAAAAAATCCAGGGATTGACTTCTCCATCAATGGATACACAGCATTAAGCAATCACATACTGTGATTTGATCAAAGTCCTACCCGGCATATGCAAGCATATCCAGCTCAAACCGAAGATGAACTGACATGAAATGGCCTTCTGAACGGAGCTTATTCACTATATCACTGCTTGTTTTCATGATATCTGCCTTAAATCGTAGTGCATGATTATTCACCCTGCATCTCAATCTCTGGAGCTCTGGATCATCAATTTCTTCTGCCAAATGGTGTGAAAATGGAGTTAAATATATCGCACCATACTTCCTTATCTTCTCCAGTGCAGTTGTTCTGTACCAAGTAACTGGTGCATCTCTAGGTGGGTCAATTTGTAAGGATAAAAAGGTATTCCATAAGTATAGAATATCTAGAAAAAAGAATGACTTTTCAAAGATATAGAAAAGGTGAATTTAGTATAGCTAAATTTAGTGTGCAATGCTATAAATATATTCACCTTATATGCTCTGAGCTTCTTGGTCTTTCCTTGTGCAGTTATTTTTGGAACGCTCATAACAATTCGAACATCATATTTCAATGTCTTGATGAAGTGGGGAACATCATATATATCTACAAAACCACTGGTCCCGTACATAaatgcaaacaaacaaaaaaaaagtcaataCCAAACCAAGAACAATCTTGCAAAGCCAGAGAAGAAGTGAAATCAATGTCAATGTAGAAAAATTGGAGCTCGttataattaccaaataaattATCTTGCAAGGAGTGCAGCATACTAATATGCAATAGCCACCTTATTATTTGAAAATCATAGTCAGGTGTTAACCGATAGTTTTGGGTTTGTCAACTAACTTTCACCATAGCTTCTAACATCTTCATGATCGCATTacccaaaaacaaaaaataaggATTTCAAAGCGTGTCAATAATATCTGCACCGTTACCtttaataaaaaaaagtttcatttttttttacaactTAGCTCACAATTCATCTTGTatactatgaatgtttcagGCAAGAATGCTGAAAAGGTGACAAACTGTAATGACCTAAGGGTTTGTAGACTGTAAAAGTTCCTCCTAGTCCTATTAGGATGAACTCATCTTAAGATTCTTAACAGTAAAAGTTTCTTCTAAAGTTCTACTGTAACGAAGTAATCTTTCCAACAAATTCTGACACTGCAAATTAGTTTATATAGATACATTTTCATCATTTTAGAAGTATGCTACTTTCCAATAACCTGACTAGTAGTTATGAAGTCCTAATTATCTACTATCACCTGGACTCAAATACTTCTACAAAGTTAATCAACATTTGGATTATGTCAATATCTTATGGTAATACCATGTACATTAGGCATAAAAAGCATTATGAAACTATATAAATCAATCAATGCAAACTGCAGAATATTTGATAAGAAAAGTTGTACAGTGAACTTTAGGGGACACTGCTTTTACTTtgcaggaagaaaaaaaaatactccctccgtcccaataTAAGCGCATTTCAAGGACCGGGGGAGCAAATTAACGTACATGGCAAATGACCATTTTACCCCTGTTCAGATGTTACAGATGGATTGAAAATGCAGTAATGATTGCAGTGTACTTGAAAGCCAGATACGTGCCACGTTTACAgtaaaaaagggcgtacccagtgccgtaggcttccagCACTGTGCGGGGTAAACTTGAAAGCCAGCCGTATGCCACGTTTACACTCCAGAACCTCCTGGAAGAGAAAAATCGCACCAATGTACTAGAACCATTTACAAAGAGAAAAGTGGCGCCATTACAGACATGCAAAATTTGAACTGCCGGGCGCCATAGCAGCAGTGCCCCACTATATAAGCACATCACATGCTCCAGATCATCCATTTCAGCCTGCAATCCAGTTCACCATCAGCCATGGCCATTGATCTAAACACAATACCAGATGAAGAAGCTGAACATCACTTGCCTGATCTAAATGGAGAACTACTAGATGAGCAAGCAGATGAAGTCCATGTCCTGCAAGATGAAGTCCTCCGGCTTCAAGAAGCTCAGTCCCAACTTCTCCAGGAAGATGAGTAGGTTGCTATGCATGGAATAGATCTCAACATTGATCCTTCTGAGCTGCAACAACCTAATGAAGGTAATGTGTTCTCTTAGTTATATAAGTTCACCAAGACTATCAATCATTTTATAGTGTGGCAAATTCATTAGAAAGGGGTAAAACAAGTAACCTTTGGGCTACAGTATTAAGTTCAACACCTGAtcaccttttttccattatAGACATGACAGAGTACATGCAAGACTATGGTGTCGATGCTGATACTACAGACATAGCCTTTCATGAACATGAGCAGGTTACTATGCATGGAATAGATCTCAATGTTGATGCTTCTGAGCTGCAACAACCAAATGAAGGTAATGTCTTCTCTTAGTTATCTCAGTCCACCAAGGCTATCAATCATTTTATAATGTGCCACATTGAGTACAAATGGGTCAAACAAGTAACCTTTGTGCTACAGTATTAGGTACAATAACTGATCACCTGTTTTCATTGTAGACATGATGGAGTACATGCAAGACTACGGTGTCAATGCTGATATCACAGACATAGCCTTCTATGACCATGAGCAGGTTGCTATGCATGGAATAGATCTCAACGTTGATCCTTCTGAGCTGCAACAACCAAATGAAGGTAATGTGTTCTCTTTGTTATATCAGTCCACCAAGGCTATCAATCATTTTATAATGTGGCACATTGATTAGACTTGGTCAAACAAGTAACCTTTGGGCTACAATATTAGGTAGAAGAACTGATCACTTGTTTTCATTGTAGATATGATGGAGTACATGCAAGACTATGGTGTGGATGCTATACTGCAGAAGCCTTTGATGAGGATGAATTAGACGACTCAGATCTTGAATATCACCATGCAAATGAAAATATTTCACATCAGTCCAGGAATTTGACAGAAACTGAAAGGCATAAAATTTATGCAGCATTGCTCGAGAGAAGTATGCATGGAAGATTAAAAAGGAACACTACAACTAGAGTTGCCGAAATGTTACAAGTTAGTAGGTATCAAGTGCAACGTGTGTGGCGGAGGGTTAAGGAGTGCCGTGCACAAGGAAGACCAGTGGATGTTAGATCAAGGAAGCCAATGAACTGTGGGCGCAAAACAAAACAAGTCCATCTATCAGAGGTTCTTAGAGTTCCCTTGCATAAGAGGACTAATATACGATCTCTAGCTAAAGCCATTGGTGTACCAAAGAGCACTGTGCATAGGTAGTTCAAGGAAGGGAAACTACGACGCCACTCCAACACACTAAAACCTCTATTGAAGGAAGTAAACAAGACAGACAGACTACGGTGGTGTATTTGCATGTTAGATCAAAGGACATTACCAAATGAACCTAAGTTCATtgacatggaaaacatcatcCACCTAGATGAGAAGTGGTACAACACCACAAAAAAGAACAGGACCTACTATTTACTCCCGGAAGAGGAGGACCCATACAGGACTGTGCAAAATAAAAATTCTATTGGCAAAGTTATGTTATTGACGGCAGTGGCCAGACCTAGATATGATGATGCAGGTAATTGTACTTTTGATGGAAAGATAGGAGTGTGGGCGTTTATCAGAAAGGTACCACACTTGTTTCACTTTCTTACATTAATTTGCGGTTCTAATTTGTGATCCTTACATTAATTAGCAAAATGAAGAAGCCGTAATAGAGGAAGGGGAACCCTAGTCACCAAGTCTATCAAGGTAGATCGAGATATGATGAGGTCGTATATGATTGCTAAAGTTCTGCCAGCTATTGTTGCACGATGGCCTCGAGAAGATGTAGGAAGGACCATTTGGATCCAGCAAGATAGGCCCCTTCGCACGTGCCAGTGAATGATGAACAATTTGCTGTT
The nucleotide sequence above comes from Panicum virgatum strain AP13 chromosome 3K, P.virgatum_v5, whole genome shotgun sequence. Encoded proteins:
- the LOC120697626 gene encoding uncharacterized protein LOC120697626; this translates as MHGIDLNIDPSELQQPNEDMTEYMQDYGVDADTTDIAFHEHEQVTMHGIDLNVDASELQQPNEDMMEYMQDYGVNADITDIAFYDHEQVAMHGIDLNVDPSELQQPNEDMMEYMQDYGVDAILQKPLMRMN